The Nicotiana tomentosiformis chromosome 2, ASM39032v3, whole genome shotgun sequence genome includes the window AAAAcacaaagaaaagagaaaaaagaagaaagaaaaatgaagGGCCTTAAAAGACAAAGACAACACTAAAGGGGTTTTAGAAGGGTTTTAGCAAGTGCAAGGTAAATACGACGTCGCAGAAGCATGACTTATCTAGTCCGGAGACGAGAAAAGGAAATCAGAAATCAGGAATTAGCCATTGTTGGAGTTTTGTCTCGGCTCCCAATAGTGAAGCATGACCCATTTTCTCAGCTTGGATACATCAATTTCCGCCACCACAAATCTCTCAATCTTTCACACCCCCTTTTCACCTTCCAATGCAGTAATATTACCCTTAGTTTCTCCCAAATCTCTGGCTTTGCCCTTAGAGAATTCCAAGAAATCAGCATCAAGAACACCAACTAGAACTAGTACTAAAACCCCATTAACCAGTAACTACTTTGTCatcttttcttttattgttatctttttatttttttcacttttcttgatttataattttttttatggtTCCTTTTTAGAGGTATTGGCCAGTGGTGTAGCTGCTACTTCAGTGGAGGGAGAAGGTGATGTTGAAGTTGCTCAGGGATATACAATTACTCAGTTTTGTGATAAAATGATTGATTTATTCCTAAATGAAAAACCCAAGTCAAAAGAATGGAAAAAGTACTTGGTTTTTAGAGAAGAATGGAAAAAATACAGGGATAGATTTTACAGTCGGTGTCAAACTCGAGCTGATTCAGAAGCTGATTCTCAAATGAAGGAGAAATTAATTAGCTTGGCTAGAAAAGTTAGGAAGGTATGTTGAATTTCCTTTAATGCATATTTCAGTTGATGGTTGAAAATGAGAAGTCAGTGTTTTACTTTGGAAAGGCTTTGGCTTTGAATATTTATGTGGTTTTAGTTCGGTAAAGGCTTTAGTTTTGGATATTCCCAAGTTGTTCTTGATCAGGAATGAGCCATTTGCAGATTGATGATGAACTGGAAAGGCATACTGAACTTCTCAAAGAGATACAAGATAACCCGAGGGATTTGAATGCAATCGTTACTAAGAGGCGCAAGGACTTCACTGGTGAATTCTTTCGTCATTTGACTCTGCTTTCAGAAGTTTATGATAGCTTGGAGGAGCGGGATGGTAAAGTGTCTTTCACTTAAGGCATTAATTTTATTTTAGCTCTATTGGTCTTAGTTATATGATGTTTGCAATTCAAGGGAATCAAAATCGTTTTGCAGCATGCTGCTGCATTCTGAACTTTTCTGCTATAAAAATGAAATTGGACTATATTTTCATGGCATACTGTTCAAGCTAAAGCAGTCAGGCTTGCAACCAATTATTAGTTAAAAGCTTGTTTCTGGgtgcgcttaagccctgaagctcaGTGCACACACTAAGTTATTAAGGCGTGTCTCGATGCCGACGGGCTTTGTTCTAAAGAGGGCCAGACTAAGGATAAGTATAGCTGGCGaaatgaaatatcaattgttaAGGAATCATTATGGACGAATATGTCAGTGATTACGAACTGAGATTAGGAAGTTAGAAATTTAGAATAAGATGGATAGTCACCAGTATCAATCTAAATTAGAAACCTAAACTTGCTCTTTGCAGTAGAATTATAAATTAAGATGTTTTTTAATTAATTGGAATCATACTTTATGTAGTTCACTTAATTGCAGATTTTTATTTCGCTTTCTTGGACTCTGCATAACATATATTTCTAATTTTTGTCCTCATTTGCGCCTTTCTGCACTAAGGAGCTTGCTTTAATCCACTTCGGGCTTAAAGCCCCAATAGGCACAAAACTGATCAGCCTGTATAAGTCCTTTTTTCCCTTTCCTCTTAGCTCGAAGTCTTGTTTGTTCTAAGAGGTATCTAATGAGCATGTCATtcattttgtttatttattttatgataaaGATCATGTTATTGATTTAGTGGTTATTTCACGTTATCATATTTTGTGAACTTTTTATGAGCAGCAATTGCCAGACTTGGGACTAGATGCTTGTCTGCAGTCAGTGCTTATGATAACACATTGGAGATTGTGGGAACACTAGATACCGCCCAGGCCAAATTTGATGACATCTTGAACTCTCCATCAATTGATGCATCATGTGAGAAGATTAAAAGCCTTGCCAAGTCTAAAGAACTTGACTCTTCTTTGGTCCTGCTGATAAATGGTGCTTGGGCTTCAGCAAAAGAATCCTCTACCATGAGAAATGAGGTATGGACTTTTGTAGTCTACTCCAC containing:
- the LOC104100696 gene encoding uncharacterized protein At4g37920, with amino-acid sequence MTHFLSLDTSISATTNLSIFHTPFSPSNAVILPLVSPKSLALPLENSKKSASRTPTRTSTKTPLTKVLASGVAATSVEGEGDVEVAQGYTITQFCDKMIDLFLNEKPKSKEWKKYLVFREEWKKYRDRFYSRCQTRADSEADSQMKEKLISLARKVRKIDDELERHTELLKEIQDNPRDLNAIVTKRRKDFTGEFFRHLTLLSEVYDSLEERDAIARLGTRCLSAVSAYDNTLEIVGTLDTAQAKFDDILNSPSIDASCEKIKSLAKSKELDSSLVLLINGAWASAKESSTMRNEVKEIMHRLYKATQSSLRSMAPKEIKLLKYLLNITDPEERFSALATAFSPGHEHDAKDPNAIYTTPKELHKWIKIMLDAYNLNKEETEIREAKQINQPVVIQRLFILKETIEAEYLEKEANKEKDSKPEEVVI